The following proteins are encoded in a genomic region of Iodidimonas sp. SYSU 1G8:
- a CDS encoding acyl carrier protein, translated as MSPEFSLMRERIIAAILANPALSAESAAMLSQHAEPGADHTFEALAMDSLARMELCIHFECEFGILISSGHLDIYPSINALADFLASGK; from the coding sequence ATGTCACCGGAATTTTCTCTGATGCGCGAGCGGATCATCGCCGCGATCCTGGCAAACCCCGCGCTTTCTGCCGAGAGCGCGGCGATGCTGAGCCAGCACGCGGAGCCCGGTGCCGATCATACCTTCGAGGCGCTGGCGATGGACTCGCTGGCCCGTATGGAGCTTTGCATCCACTTCGAGTGCGAGTTCGGTATCCTTATCAGCAGCGGCCATCTCGACATCTATCCCAGCATCAACGCGCTGGCCGATTTTCTCGCGTCCGGAAAATGA
- the cysQ gene encoding 3'(2'),5'-bisphosphate nucleotidase CysQ, which produces MTNHAALCAQIEAIARDAGEAILAIYNTEFEVRRKDDASPVTEADEAAEAVILAGLAKVSPDIPVIAEESAAAGHIPDVSGGRFWLVDPLDGTKEFINRNGEFTVNIALIEHGVPVLGVVYAPAIGRMFCGSDAGATTSTRAADGSFPAAAPIAARPAPQDGLTVVASRSHKDYKTEEFLKGFDVRELKSAGSSLKLCLIAAAEADMYPRLGRTMEWDIAAGHAVLRAAGGSVTTVDGAPFLYGKPGFENPFFVAWGKR; this is translated from the coding sequence ATGACAAATCATGCCGCCCTTTGCGCCCAGATCGAAGCCATCGCCCGCGACGCCGGCGAGGCCATTCTCGCCATTTACAACACGGAGTTCGAGGTGCGCCGCAAGGACGATGCCTCGCCCGTGACCGAAGCGGACGAAGCCGCCGAGGCCGTGATCCTGGCCGGGCTGGCGAAAGTGTCGCCCGACATTCCCGTGATCGCCGAGGAAAGCGCCGCCGCCGGACATATTCCGGACGTGTCGGGCGGCCGATTCTGGCTGGTCGATCCATTGGACGGCACCAAGGAATTCATCAACCGGAACGGCGAGTTCACGGTCAACATCGCGCTGATCGAGCACGGCGTGCCCGTGCTCGGCGTGGTCTACGCGCCCGCCATCGGCCGCATGTTCTGTGGCTCGGACGCCGGCGCGACGACGTCTACCCGTGCCGCCGACGGCAGCTTCCCGGCCGCCGCGCCCATCGCCGCGCGCCCGGCGCCGCAGGACGGACTCACCGTCGTCGCCAGCCGGTCGCACAAGGATTACAAGACCGAGGAATTCCTGAAGGGCTTCGACGTCAGGGAACTGAAGTCGGCCGGCAGTTCGCTGAAGCTGTGCCTGATCGCGGCGGCGGAAGCGGACATGTACCCGCGCCTCGGCCGGACAATGGAATGGGACATCGCCGCCGGTCACGCCGTCCTGCGCGCGGCAGGCGGCAGCGTGACCACGGTGGACGGAGCGCCGTTCCTCTACGGCAAACCGGGCTTCGAAAACCCGTTCTTCGTCGCCTGGGGCAAACGCTGA
- a CDS encoding class I adenylate-forming enzyme family protein produces the protein MSSNLLGSAATPERLAIVSQTDTITFGEMDRRVRALAGWIASEGIGTSDVVGVSIADEPLHLMVSLALLRMGCPHISLATHDPAPLRQDLIRRCGVVAVIGENPLDDGVRTITIPGVLPRGGAADAALDLPHPRDDAIAVYMATSGTTGAAKIIAYTYRQMAQQGLTRHMPPAARSEYIPSSIQFLYAKKHRLRSAMNGYTGVFHIAAPAEIPGICRAYGVDVLRLSPPQARSLIDIAAMPGCRLPEELHVYVGGARISGAMRADFQQQQVHSLHVEYGATECGNIAVAGPELHARHPDSVGRPLDGVMVEIVDSADRPLPAGVDGLIRIRTPGMVAGYVGDPALTAKTFRDGWYYSSDRGHLNEDGLLVFEGRADDMMILNSINIHPAEIERVAETFPGVIECAAFPLRSMVHGDIPMLAVVTTDTCDLKQLAAHCTRQLGVRAPRKIFRARDLPRNDAGKIVRHELSALAAQRQL, from the coding sequence ATGTCGAGCAATCTTTTGGGGTCGGCGGCCACCCCTGAACGCCTAGCCATCGTTTCCCAGACAGACACCATCACATTTGGTGAGATGGATCGACGTGTCCGCGCGCTGGCCGGATGGATCGCCTCGGAAGGCATCGGGACAAGCGATGTCGTCGGTGTCTCCATCGCCGACGAGCCCCTGCACCTGATGGTCAGCCTGGCGCTGTTGCGCATGGGGTGTCCGCATATATCGCTCGCCACCCATGATCCAGCACCGCTGCGTCAGGACCTGATCCGCCGTTGCGGCGTGGTCGCCGTGATCGGCGAAAACCCACTGGATGATGGCGTCCGCACCATTACCATCCCGGGCGTTTTGCCACGGGGCGGCGCGGCGGACGCCGCATTGGACCTGCCTCACCCGCGAGACGACGCCATCGCGGTTTACATGGCGACGTCGGGCACGACGGGCGCAGCCAAGATCATCGCATACACGTACCGTCAGATGGCGCAGCAGGGATTGACGCGCCATATGCCGCCAGCGGCCAGATCCGAATACATTCCCTCGTCGATCCAGTTTCTCTATGCGAAGAAGCACCGCCTGCGCAGCGCGATGAACGGTTACACGGGGGTGTTCCATATCGCCGCGCCCGCCGAAATTCCTGGTATCTGCCGCGCATACGGTGTCGACGTGCTCAGGCTTTCCCCGCCCCAGGCCCGTTCGCTGATCGATATCGCGGCCATGCCCGGGTGCCGGCTGCCGGAAGAGCTGCACGTATATGTGGGCGGCGCGCGCATATCCGGCGCGATGCGAGCGGACTTCCAGCAGCAGCAGGTCCATTCGCTCCACGTCGAATATGGCGCGACCGAGTGCGGCAATATCGCGGTCGCTGGCCCGGAATTGCATGCGCGCCATCCTGATAGTGTCGGCCGCCCGCTGGACGGCGTTATGGTGGAAATCGTCGACAGCGCGGATAGGCCCTTGCCCGCAGGCGTCGATGGCCTGATCCGGATACGCACGCCTGGCATGGTCGCGGGATATGTGGGCGATCCCGCCCTGACCGCGAAGACCTTCCGTGACGGATGGTATTACAGCAGCGATCGTGGCCATCTGAACGAGGACGGTCTGCTGGTTTTCGAGGGCCGTGCCGACGACATGATGATCCTCAATTCCATCAACATTCATCCGGCCGAGATCGAACGGGTGGCCGAGACGTTTCCGGGCGTCATCGAGTGCGCGGCCTTCCCGCTCCGCTCGATGGTGCATGGCGACATTCCCATGCTCGCGGTGGTCACGACCGACACGTGCGATCTGAAGCAGCTTGCCGCTCATTGCACGCGGCAGCTCGGCGTGCGCGCGCCACGCAAGATTTTCCGCGCACGGGATCTTCCACGAAACGACGCGGGCAAGATTGTCCGCCATGAGCTGTCGGCGCTGGCAGCGCAGAGGCAGCTTTGA
- the glk gene encoding glucokinase has product MILAGDIGGTRTRLGLVEISGGPPVLRWKQTLLNADYPSMELLLAGCDGLRGAPIRAACFGVAGPVEDGVCRLTNLDWILDARTLAGVLGTPRTSLINDLAAIALGVLCLPDNGFAVLQQGTRPWAAGSMAVVAPGTGLGEAGLLFDGGRHHVVPSEAGHADFAAATETEVALRWFLAARHGHVSSEHVISGLGLTNIARFLAETGVHALPPALADVPPVRWPAMIAELGLNGGDPLAVEALDLFAAALARECGNAALRYLATGGVCIAGGVAGALLPLLRRPEFIAALNAKGRMQALLETVPVRVSTDPDVGLLGAARWAGGHLDPTP; this is encoded by the coding sequence ATGATCCTCGCTGGTGATATCGGCGGCACGAGAACCCGGCTTGGCCTGGTTGAAATCTCTGGCGGCCCGCCGGTGCTCCGCTGGAAACAGACCCTGCTCAATGCCGACTATCCGTCCATGGAGCTGTTGCTGGCCGGTTGCGACGGGCTACGCGGCGCGCCAATCCGCGCGGCCTGCTTTGGCGTCGCCGGCCCGGTGGAGGATGGCGTCTGCCGCCTGACCAATTTGGATTGGATTCTGGATGCCCGTACTCTGGCCGGTGTGCTCGGGACGCCTCGGACGTCGCTGATCAACGATCTCGCGGCCATCGCGCTCGGCGTGCTGTGCCTGCCCGACAACGGTTTCGCCGTCCTCCAGCAGGGCACCCGGCCATGGGCGGCGGGCAGCATGGCGGTGGTCGCGCCGGGGACCGGACTGGGCGAGGCGGGGCTGCTGTTCGACGGCGGGCGCCATCATGTAGTGCCGTCCGAGGCGGGCCATGCGGATTTCGCGGCGGCGACGGAGACGGAAGTGGCGCTGCGCTGGTTCCTCGCGGCGCGGCATGGACATGTCAGCAGCGAGCATGTCATCAGCGGCCTCGGGCTGACCAATATCGCCCGGTTTCTCGCCGAGACCGGTGTGCACGCGCTGCCGCCCGCGCTGGCCGATGTCCCGCCCGTGCGATGGCCGGCGATGATCGCCGAGCTGGGTCTGAACGGCGGCGACCCCTTGGCCGTCGAGGCGCTGGATCTCTTCGCCGCCGCCCTGGCGCGGGAATGCGGCAACGCCGCGCTGCGCTATCTGGCGACCGGCGGCGTCTGCATCGCCGGCGGCGTCGCGGGCGCGCTGCTGCCGCTGCTGCGCCGGCCGGAGTTCATCGCCGCGCTGAACGCCAAGGGCAGGATGCAGGCCCTGCTGGAGACCGTCCCGGTCCGGGTCTCGACCGATCCGGACGTGGGCTTGCTGGGCGCCGCGCGCTGGGCCGGCGGACATCTCGACCCGACCCCCTAG
- a CDS encoding SLC13 family permease, whose product MTQPQVLAFAILGGMMLLFIWGKLRYDVTATLALLAAIIVGVVPAERAFSGFSDDIVIIVGNALVVSGAIARSGIIETALARLGTRLTRVRSQLLLLVTSVTLLSSLVKNIGALAMLMPAAFQMSKKSSASPSVFLMPMAFGSLLGGLITLVGTSPNIIVSRVREEMTGQPFGMFDYAPVGLGLSVVGITFLWLFYKLLPAERRAAATMAEALDIKGYVTEARIDEDADAIDMTVSEFVGLASGEVKITGLLRGDTKRTTPLPDAVLREGDVLMLEGDPEALERVIARGGLTLTGQDRATVTESAAGSLGVIEAVVTAQSQLVGRGAGRMLLHDRHGINLLAISRAGQRFTERLRDIALSAGDVVVLQGPLDSMPEILRELGCLPLAVRPLRLGSVRHGLIPVGILAVAMGLTAAGLVPVAVAFFGAAVAVILSGALTAREAYDHIEWPILIMLGALIPVSDALRTTGGTDLLAAWLSQTAAVLPPWGAVALILVAAMAVTPFLNNAATVLVMAPIAVTFGTELGYRPEAFLMAVAVGAGCDFLTPIGHQCNTLVMGPGGYRFSDYARLGAPLSVLVVLVGVPLIMWFWPVG is encoded by the coding sequence ATGACGCAGCCTCAGGTTCTTGCTTTCGCGATTCTCGGCGGAATGATGCTCCTCTTCATCTGGGGCAAGCTCCGCTACGACGTCACCGCCACGCTGGCGCTGCTGGCGGCGATCATCGTCGGCGTGGTGCCGGCCGAACGGGCATTCTCCGGATTCAGCGACGACATCGTCATCATCGTCGGCAACGCGCTGGTGGTCAGCGGCGCCATCGCCCGGTCCGGCATCATCGAGACGGCGCTGGCGCGGCTCGGCACCCGGCTGACGCGGGTGCGCTCGCAGCTCCTGCTGCTGGTGACCAGCGTCACCCTGCTGTCGTCCCTGGTCAAGAACATCGGCGCGCTCGCCATGCTCATGCCCGCCGCCTTCCAGATGTCGAAGAAATCCTCGGCCTCGCCCTCGGTCTTCCTCATGCCCATGGCGTTCGGCTCGCTCCTCGGCGGCCTCATCACCCTGGTGGGCACCTCGCCCAACATCATCGTGTCGCGGGTGCGCGAGGAGATGACCGGCCAGCCCTTCGGCATGTTCGACTACGCGCCGGTGGGGCTGGGGCTTTCCGTGGTTGGCATCACCTTCCTCTGGCTCTTCTACAAGCTGCTGCCGGCCGAAAGGCGGGCGGCGGCCACCATGGCCGAAGCGCTCGACATCAAGGGCTACGTGACCGAGGCGCGCATCGACGAGGATGCCGATGCCATCGACATGACCGTGTCCGAATTCGTTGGACTGGCGAGCGGCGAGGTGAAGATCACCGGCCTCTTGCGCGGCGACACCAAGCGCACCACGCCGCTGCCGGACGCGGTCTTGCGCGAAGGCGACGTCCTGATGCTGGAAGGCGATCCGGAGGCGCTGGAGCGGGTGATCGCGCGCGGCGGGCTGACCCTGACAGGGCAGGACCGCGCCACCGTCACCGAGAGCGCGGCGGGATCGCTGGGCGTGATCGAGGCGGTGGTGACGGCGCAGTCCCAGCTGGTCGGCCGCGGCGCCGGCCGCATGCTGCTGCACGATCGGCACGGCATCAACCTGCTGGCCATATCGCGCGCGGGCCAGCGTTTCACCGAACGCCTGCGCGATATCGCCCTGTCGGCCGGCGACGTGGTCGTGCTGCAGGGACCGCTGGACAGCATGCCGGAGATTCTTCGCGAGCTCGGTTGCCTGCCGCTCGCCGTCCGGCCGCTGCGTCTCGGCAGCGTCCGGCACGGTCTCATCCCCGTCGGCATCCTCGCCGTGGCCATGGGCCTGACCGCCGCCGGACTGGTGCCCGTCGCCGTCGCCTTCTTTGGCGCGGCGGTCGCGGTGATCCTGTCCGGCGCGCTCACCGCCCGCGAGGCCTATGACCATATCGAATGGCCCATCCTGATCATGCTCGGCGCGCTGATCCCGGTCAGCGATGCCCTGCGCACCACCGGCGGCACCGACCTGCTGGCGGCGTGGCTGTCGCAGACGGCGGCGGTCTTGCCGCCCTGGGGCGCCGTGGCGCTGATCCTGGTCGCGGCCATGGCGGTGACGCCGTTCCTCAACAACGCGGCGACCGTGCTGGTCATGGCGCCCATCGCCGTCACCTTCGGCACGGAACTGGGATACCGGCCCGAGGCGTTCCTGATGGCGGTGGCGGTCGGCGCGGGCTGCGATTTCCTCACGCCAATCGGCCACCAGTGCAACACGCTGGTGATGGGACCGGGCGGGTACCGCTTCAGTGACTATGCAAGGCTGGGCGCGCCGCTCTCTGTGCTCGTGGTGCTGGTCGGCGTGCCGCTGATCATGTGGTTCTGGCCGGTCGGCTGA
- a CDS encoding LysE family transporter yields MDSLPLFIKGLLIGIIVAAPMGPVNILCIHRTITCGRVAGLTTGLGAALGDAAFALVAAAGITAVSAFVEAHEAWFRIPGGILLLILGLKLWLSHPHYEQREINGHGMARSMAATFILTVSNPITIAAFVALFVAWGMSSGLDVPQSAEVVSGVFVGSMVWWVALVVLIGLLHSKIEDRHMLLLNRITAAAVIAFGLYAIDSVTLKIFS; encoded by the coding sequence ATGGATAGCCTGCCGCTATTCATCAAGGGCCTGCTGATCGGGATTATCGTCGCCGCCCCCATGGGGCCGGTCAACATCCTCTGCATTCACCGGACGATCACCTGCGGCCGTGTGGCCGGGCTGACCACGGGACTGGGCGCGGCCTTGGGCGATGCGGCGTTCGCCCTCGTGGCGGCGGCGGGGATCACCGCGGTATCGGCCTTCGTCGAGGCGCACGAAGCCTGGTTCAGGATACCCGGCGGCATCCTGCTGCTGATTCTGGGCCTCAAGCTTTGGCTTTCCCACCCCCATTACGAGCAGCGCGAGATCAACGGCCACGGCATGGCGCGGTCCATGGCGGCGACCTTCATCCTTACCGTCAGCAATCCGATCACTATCGCGGCCTTCGTCGCGCTGTTCGTCGCGTGGGGGATGAGTTCCGGACTGGACGTCCCGCAATCCGCCGAGGTGGTTTCCGGTGTCTTCGTCGGATCCATGGTCTGGTGGGTCGCGCTCGTCGTGTTGATCGGCCTGCTGCACAGCAAGATCGAGGACCGCCACATGCTGCTGCTCAACCGCATCACAGCCGCCGCCGTGATCGCGTTCGGGCTCTACGCCATCGACTCAGTCACGCTGAAGATATTCAGCTAA
- a CDS encoding glycoside hydrolase family 15 protein yields the protein MRSLEVAMIGNCNIAALIDEKASIVWGCFPRLDGDPLFCALLKSDEDGTGSFDIGLHDFSHAEQSYRRNTAIVETTLHAHDGSAVRVTDFAPRFKRAGRTFRPMMLVRRVEPVAGRPRITVRARPLCAHGAARPETTYGSNHIRFITPSVTLRLTTDMPIAYLMEERTFNLDRTTTMILGPDESLQTGIHDTGRDFFEHTEEYWFEWCRYLSLPFEWQDAVIRAAITLKLSNYEETGAIVAAITTSIPEAPNTVRNWDYRYCWMRDSYFVVHALNRLGVTRTMEGYLRFLINVATLEDVDDLQPLFGITQERRLDESIVESLDGYRGMGPVRIGNQAYDQVQNDSYGHIVLAATQSFFDSRLRQPGGQDLFEQLEALGEKAVRKWDKPDAGLWEFRSRAAVHTHSAVSCWAACDRLARIARRLSLSERAAYWQEHARTIRDGILARAWNEELGIITASFGGSELDASLLLLAEVGFLAYDDPRYVATFHRIEADLRSGRHLYRYIAEDDFGAPETAFNICSFWYIDALAGMGRREEAREIFEEMLRSRTRLGLLSEDIDTRTGELWGNFPQTYSMVGLINSAMLLSQKWEDAF from the coding sequence ATGCGCAGTCTGGAAGTGGCAATGATCGGCAACTGCAACATCGCCGCGCTGATCGACGAGAAGGCCAGTATCGTCTGGGGGTGCTTCCCCCGGCTGGACGGCGATCCGCTGTTCTGCGCCCTGCTGAAAAGCGACGAGGACGGCACCGGTTCCTTCGATATCGGCCTGCATGACTTCAGCCATGCCGAACAGAGCTACCGGCGCAACACGGCCATCGTCGAGACCACGCTGCATGCACATGACGGCAGCGCCGTCAGGGTCACCGATTTCGCCCCGCGCTTCAAACGGGCCGGCCGCACCTTCAGGCCGATGATGCTGGTGCGGCGGGTCGAGCCGGTCGCCGGGCGGCCGCGGATCACGGTTCGGGCGCGGCCGCTCTGCGCGCACGGCGCGGCGCGGCCGGAGACGACCTATGGCAGCAACCATATCCGCTTCATCACGCCGTCGGTGACCCTGCGTCTGACCACCGACATGCCCATCGCCTATCTGATGGAGGAGCGGACCTTCAATCTCGACCGCACGACAACCATGATCCTGGGGCCGGACGAAAGCCTGCAGACCGGCATCCACGACACCGGCCGCGATTTCTTCGAACACACGGAAGAATACTGGTTCGAATGGTGCCGCTATCTGTCGCTGCCTTTCGAATGGCAGGACGCGGTGATCCGCGCCGCCATCACCCTCAAGCTGTCCAACTACGAGGAAACCGGCGCCATCGTGGCCGCCATCACCACCTCGATTCCCGAGGCGCCCAATACGGTACGAAACTGGGATTACCGGTATTGCTGGATGAGGGATTCCTACTTCGTGGTCCATGCGCTGAACCGCCTGGGCGTGACCCGTACCATGGAAGGCTATCTGCGGTTCCTGATCAACGTGGCGACGCTGGAGGACGTGGACGACCTGCAGCCGCTGTTCGGCATCACCCAGGAACGGCGGCTGGACGAGAGCATCGTCGAGAGCCTGGACGGCTATCGCGGCATGGGTCCCGTGCGCATCGGCAATCAGGCCTATGACCAGGTCCAGAACGACAGCTATGGCCACATCGTGCTCGCGGCGACACAGAGCTTCTTCGACAGCCGGCTCCGTCAGCCGGGCGGCCAGGACCTGTTCGAGCAGCTGGAGGCGCTGGGCGAAAAGGCCGTGCGCAAATGGGACAAGCCGGATGCGGGGTTGTGGGAGTTCCGCTCGCGCGCGGCGGTCCACACCCATTCGGCGGTGTCCTGCTGGGCCGCGTGCGATCGGCTCGCCAGGATCGCCCGGCGACTGTCGCTCTCCGAGCGCGCCGCGTACTGGCAGGAGCATGCCCGGACGATACGCGACGGCATCCTCGCCCGCGCCTGGAACGAGGAACTGGGCATCATCACGGCCTCGTTCGGCGGCAGCGAACTGGACGCCAGCCTGCTCTTGCTCGCCGAGGTGGGCTTCCTCGCCTATGACGATCCGCGGTATGTCGCGACGTTCCACCGCATCGAGGCGGACCTGCGCTCGGGCCGCCACCTCTACCGGTACATCGCCGAGGATGATTTCGGCGCGCCGGAGACCGCCTTCAACATCTGCTCGTTCTGGTACATCGACGCGCTGGCCGGGATGGGCCGGCGCGAGGAAGCGCGGGAGATCTTCGAGGAGATGCTGCGCTCGCGCACCCGTCTCGGCCTGCTGTCGGAAGACATCGACACCCGCACCGGCGAATTGTGGGGCAACTTCCCGCAGACCTATTCCATGGTCGGCCTGATCAACTCGGCCATGCTGCTCAGCCAAAAGTGGGAGGACGCATTCTGA
- a CDS encoding dihydroorotase: MGTSFDLLIRNATCVSHRGIGPADVGIRDGKTAAIGDLSQASAHQVIDATGLHLLPGVIDSQVHFREPGLEYKEDLESGSRGAVLGGVTAVFEMPNTKPSTTTAEALQYKLDRAAETMWCDHAFYVGAAAENIDLLPELEKLPGCCGVKLFMGASTGDLLVHEDEVILRVLRSGSRRVSIHSEDEYRMRERKGLAEEGNVLTHPVVRDDQSAIIATQRLLALARQAGRRIHVLHITTADEIELLSRHKDIATVEVTPQHLTLAAPECYEQLGTRAQMNPPIRTAAHRDGLWRGIADGIVDVLGSDHAPHTLEEKAKAYPNSPSGMTGVQTLVPLMLDHINAGRLNLQQFVDLTSAGPARIWGLAGKGRLAVGWDADYTLVDMKASRTIEDSWIASKSGWTPFHGRTVTGWPVGTIIRGQKVMWEGQLASAPAGAPVRFNDTLRAHG; this comes from the coding sequence ATGGGTACATCCTTCGACCTGCTCATACGCAACGCAACCTGCGTTTCCCACCGCGGCATCGGGCCGGCGGATGTGGGGATCAGGGACGGCAAGACTGCGGCGATCGGCGATCTGTCGCAGGCCTCGGCTCACCAGGTGATCGACGCGACGGGGCTGCACCTGCTGCCCGGCGTCATCGACAGCCAGGTGCATTTCCGCGAACCCGGCCTGGAATACAAGGAAGACCTTGAATCGGGCAGCCGCGGCGCCGTGCTGGGCGGTGTGACCGCCGTGTTCGAAATGCCCAACACCAAACCATCGACCACGACCGCCGAAGCGCTGCAATACAAGCTGGATCGCGCGGCCGAAACCATGTGGTGCGATCACGCCTTCTATGTCGGCGCGGCCGCCGAGAACATCGACCTCCTGCCCGAGCTGGAGAAGTTGCCCGGCTGCTGCGGCGTGAAGCTGTTTATGGGCGCCTCGACCGGCGACCTGCTCGTGCATGAGGATGAGGTGATCCTGCGCGTGCTGCGCAGTGGCTCCCGACGTGTCTCCATCCATTCGGAAGACGAATACCGGATGCGCGAGCGCAAGGGTCTCGCGGAAGAAGGCAACGTGCTGACCCATCCCGTGGTGCGCGACGATCAGTCGGCCATCATCGCGACCCAGCGGCTTCTCGCCCTGGCGCGTCAGGCCGGGCGCCGCATCCATGTGCTGCATATCACCACCGCCGACGAGATCGAACTCCTGTCCCGTCACAAGGATATCGCCACGGTCGAGGTCACGCCGCAGCACCTCACGCTGGCGGCGCCGGAATGCTACGAGCAACTGGGCACCCGGGCGCAGATGAATCCGCCGATCCGCACCGCCGCGCACCGCGACGGTCTCTGGCGCGGCATCGCCGACGGCATCGTCGATGTGCTCGGTTCCGACCATGCGCCGCACACCTTGGAAGAGAAGGCGAAGGCCTATCCCAACAGCCCGTCGGGCATGACCGGCGTCCAGACCCTGGTGCCGCTGATGCTCGATCATATCAATGCCGGACGGCTTAACCTGCAGCAGTTCGTCGATCTCACCAGCGCCGGGCCGGCGCGCATCTGGGGGCTTGCCGGCAAGGGCAGGCTCGCGGTGGGATGGGACGCGGATTACACATTGGTGGACATGAAAGCCTCGAGAACCATCGAAGACAGCTGGATCGCCAGCAAATCCGGCTGGACCCCGTTCCATGGCCGCACCGTGACGGGCTGGCCGGTCGGCACGATCATCCGGGGGCAAAAGGTGATGTGGGAAGGCCAGCTGGCCAGCGCCCCCGCCGGCGCGCCCGTTCGGTTCAACGACACACTGCGAGCTCATGGATAG
- the mnmA gene encoding tRNA 2-thiouridine(34) synthase MnmA, with the protein MALAAAQRAAPAIDLGLGKPPASSRVVVAMSGGVDSSVTAALLAEAGYDVVGITLQLYDHGAAVSRKGACCAGSDIHDARRVAEALGIPHYVLDYESRFRESVMDDFADSYLRGETPIPCVRCNQTVKFRDLLETARDLGAECLATGHYVQRVDGAAGPELHRGADPAKDQSYFLFATTAEQLDYLRFPLGGLSKDETRAHAARFGLSVADKPDSQDICFVPSGNYGAVIEKLRPGAGAPGDIVHLDGRVLGRHDGIIHYTIGQRRGLGIGGGMTDGNAPLYVVRIEPDARQVVVGPREALAVTDVYVKDLNWLGAPLPAEGVEVAVKVRSTRPPLPALIRPLSGGRAIVSLLRPEEGVSAGQACVIYSCDRVLGGGWIMGAERVRP; encoded by the coding sequence ATGGCACTGGCAGCGGCGCAGCGGGCGGCCCCCGCGATCGATCTGGGTCTGGGAAAGCCTCCGGCATCCTCGCGCGTCGTCGTGGCCATGTCCGGCGGCGTCGACAGTTCGGTGACGGCGGCGCTGCTGGCGGAAGCCGGTTATGACGTGGTCGGCATCACTCTGCAGCTCTACGATCATGGCGCGGCCGTGTCGCGCAAGGGCGCCTGCTGCGCCGGGTCCGACATCCACGACGCACGCCGCGTCGCCGAGGCGCTGGGCATTCCCCATTACGTTCTGGATTACGAAAGCCGCTTCCGAGAATCCGTCATGGACGATTTTGCCGACAGCTATCTGCGCGGCGAAACACCGATTCCGTGCGTGCGCTGCAACCAGACGGTGAAGTTCCGCGATCTGCTCGAAACCGCGCGCGATCTGGGCGCGGAATGCCTGGCGACGGGCCACTATGTGCAGCGCGTCGATGGCGCGGCCGGTCCCGAGTTGCATCGCGGCGCGGATCCGGCCAAGGACCAGAGCTATTTTCTGTTCGCGACCACGGCCGAGCAGCTCGACTATCTGCGCTTTCCGCTCGGCGGCCTGTCCAAGGACGAGACTCGCGCCCATGCCGCGCGCTTCGGCCTCTCGGTCGCCGACAAGCCCGACAGCCAGGACATCTGTTTCGTCCCGTCAGGCAATTACGGCGCGGTGATCGAGAAGCTGCGCCCCGGCGCCGGCGCGCCCGGCGACATCGTTCATCTGGATGGACGTGTTCTTGGTCGGCACGATGGCATCATTCACTACACCATCGGCCAGCGTCGCGGCCTCGGCATCGGCGGCGGCATGACCGACGGCAACGCGCCGCTCTATGTGGTACGGATCGAGCCCGATGCCCGCCAGGTCGTGGTCGGACCGCGCGAGGCGCTGGCTGTCACCGACGTCTATGTGAAGGATCTGAATTGGCTGGGTGCGCCGCTGCCCGCCGAAGGCGTCGAGGTCGCGGTCAAGGTGCGCTCGACCCGCCCGCCGCTTCCGGCCCTCATTCGCCCGCTGTCCGGCGGACGCGCGATCGTGTCGCTGCTGCGTCCGGAAGAGGGCGTGTCGGCGGGCCAGGCGTGTGTGATCTATTCGTGCGACAGGGTCCTCGGCGGCGGCTGGATCATGGGCGCCGAGCGCGTCAGGCCCTGA